A single window of Streptomyces xanthii DNA harbors:
- the aroC gene encoding chorismate synthase, with amino-acid sequence MSRLRWLTAGESHGPALVATLEGLPAGVPITTEMVADHLARRRLGYGRGARMKFERDEVTFLGGVRHGLTLGSPVAVMVGNTEWPKWEQVMSADPVDPEILENLARNAPLTRPRPGHADLAGMQKYGFDEARPILERASARETAARVALGAIARSYLKETAGIEIVSHVVELCSVKAPQGVYPTPADVEKLDADPLRCLDADASKRMVAEVDQAHKDGDTLGGVVEVLAYDVPVGLGSHVHWDRKLDARLAGALMGIQAIKGVEIGDGFELARVPGSKAHDEIVNTPDGIRRVSGHAGGTEGGLSTGELLRVRAAMKPIATVPRALRTVDVTTGEAAQAHHQRSDVSAVPAAGIVAEAMVALVLADAVAEKFGGDSVPETRRNVRSYLDNLQIR; translated from the coding sequence TTGAGCAGGTTGCGCTGGCTGACCGCGGGGGAGTCGCACGGCCCCGCACTCGTCGCGACGCTGGAGGGGCTTCCCGCCGGCGTTCCGATCACCACGGAGATGGTGGCGGACCACCTGGCACGGCGGCGGCTCGGGTATGGGCGCGGGGCGCGGATGAAGTTCGAGCGTGACGAGGTCACGTTCCTGGGCGGCGTCCGGCACGGTCTGACGCTGGGTTCCCCGGTCGCGGTCATGGTGGGCAACACCGAGTGGCCGAAGTGGGAGCAGGTCATGTCGGCCGACCCGGTCGACCCCGAGATCCTCGAGAACCTCGCGCGCAACGCCCCGCTGACCCGGCCCCGGCCCGGTCACGCCGACCTGGCGGGCATGCAGAAGTACGGCTTCGACGAGGCCCGGCCGATCCTGGAGCGTGCGTCGGCGCGTGAGACGGCGGCGCGTGTCGCCCTCGGCGCGATCGCGCGGTCGTACCTGAAGGAGACGGCCGGGATCGAGATCGTCTCGCACGTCGTCGAGCTGTGCTCGGTGAAGGCGCCGCAGGGCGTGTACCCGACCCCGGCCGACGTCGAGAAGCTGGACGCGGACCCGCTGCGCTGCCTGGACGCGGACGCGTCGAAGCGGATGGTGGCCGAGGTCGACCAGGCGCACAAGGACGGCGACACCCTCGGCGGTGTGGTTGAGGTCCTCGCCTACGACGTGCCGGTGGGCCTGGGCTCGCACGTGCACTGGGACCGGAAGCTCGACGCCCGGCTCGCCGGTGCGCTCATGGGCATCCAGGCGATCAAGGGCGTGGAGATCGGCGACGGTTTCGAGCTCGCGCGGGTGCCGGGCTCGAAGGCGCACGACGAGATCGTGAACACGCCGGACGGCATCCGCCGGGTGTCCGGGCACGCGGGCGGCACCGAGGGCGGTCTGTCCACGGGCGAGCTGCTGCGGGTCCGCGCCGCGATGAAGCCGATCGCGACCGTGCCGCGCGCGCTGCGGACCGTCGACGTGACGACGGGCGAGGCCGCGCAGGCCCACCACCAGCGTTCCGACGTGTCGGCCGTTCCCGCGGCGGGCATCGTCGCGGAGGCGATGGTCGCGCTTGTCCTCGCCGACGCGGTCGCGGAGAAGTTCGGCGGCGACAGCGTGCCCGAGACGCGGCGCAACGTGCGCTCGTACCTCGACAACCTCCAGATCCGGTGA
- a CDS encoding shikimate dehydrogenase → MTVRATEVPGPGVHKAAVLGSPIAHSLSPQLHNAAYAALGLDDWTYGRFEVDEAALAAFLEGLGPEWAGLSLTMPLKRAVIPLLDGITDTARSVEAVNTVVFHADGRRTGDNTDIPGLVAALHEQGVDKIESAAILGAGATASSALAALARICSGEVVAYVRSEQRADEMRGWGERLGVQVRTADWAEAERAFAAPLVISTTPKGGTDHLASLVPERVGTLFDVVYDPWPTPLAAAWQHRGGPVLSGLDLLVHQAVFQFEQFTGDRRPVLDAMREAGLRALG, encoded by the coding sequence ATGACAGTCAGGGCAACTGAGGTGCCGGGACCCGGCGTGCACAAGGCGGCCGTCCTCGGTTCGCCCATCGCCCACTCGCTCTCGCCGCAGCTGCACAACGCGGCCTACGCGGCCCTGGGCCTGGACGACTGGACGTACGGCCGCTTCGAGGTGGACGAGGCCGCGCTGGCCGCCTTCCTCGAAGGGCTCGGTCCGGAGTGGGCCGGACTGTCGCTGACCATGCCGCTCAAGCGGGCGGTCATCCCGCTGCTCGACGGGATCACCGACACCGCCCGCTCCGTCGAGGCCGTGAACACCGTCGTGTTCCACGCCGACGGGCGGCGGACCGGCGACAACACCGACATCCCCGGGCTCGTCGCCGCGCTGCACGAGCAGGGCGTCGACAAGATCGAGTCCGCCGCGATCCTCGGCGCCGGCGCCACCGCCTCCTCGGCGCTCGCCGCGCTCGCCCGGATCTGCTCGGGCGAGGTCGTCGCGTACGTGCGCAGCGAGCAGCGGGCCGACGAGATGCGCGGCTGGGGCGAGCGGCTCGGAGTCCAGGTGCGCACCGCGGACTGGGCCGAGGCCGAGCGGGCCTTCGCGGCGCCGCTGGTGATCTCCACGACGCCCAAGGGCGGCACGGACCACCTGGCGAGCCTCGTGCCTGAGCGCGTCGGGACGCTCTTCGACGTGGTCTACGACCCGTGGCCCACGCCCCTCGCGGCGGCCTGGCAGCACCGCGGCGGCCCCGTGCTCAGCGGCCTGGACCTCCTCGTCCACCAGGCGGTCTTCCAGTTCGAGCAGTTCACGGGCGACCGCCGGCCGGTGCTCGACGCGATGCGCGAGGCGGGCCTGCGCGCGCTCGGCTGA
- the aroB gene encoding 3-dehydroquinate synthase — protein sequence MTDQITRVQIAGTAGTDPYEVLVGRQLLGELGALIGDKAKRVAIVHPEALAETGDALRADLAEQGFEAIAIQVPNAEEAKTAEVAAYCWKALGQSNFTRSDVIVGVGGGATTDLAGFVAATWLRGVRWIAVPTTVLAMVDAAVGGKTGINTAEGKNLVGSFHPPAGVLCDLAALDSLPVNDYVSGLAEIIKAGFIADPKILDLIEEDPQAARTPAGPHTAELIVRSIEVKAEVVSGDLKESGRREILNYGHTLAHAIEKNERYKWRHGAAVSVGMLFAAELGRLAGRLDDATADRHRTVLESVGLPLSYRYDQWPKLLETMKVDKKSRGDLLRFIVLDGLGKPTVLEGPDPAVLLAAYGEVAE from the coding sequence ATGACGGATCAGATCACGCGCGTCCAGATCGCCGGTACGGCCGGAACGGACCCGTACGAGGTGCTGGTGGGCCGTCAGCTCCTGGGCGAGCTGGGCGCGTTGATCGGTGACAAGGCGAAGCGGGTGGCGATCGTGCACCCCGAGGCGCTGGCCGAGACCGGTGACGCGCTGCGCGCCGATCTGGCCGAGCAGGGCTTCGAGGCCATCGCGATCCAGGTGCCGAACGCGGAGGAGGCGAAGACCGCGGAGGTCGCCGCCTACTGCTGGAAGGCGCTGGGCCAGTCGAACTTCACCCGCTCCGACGTGATCGTCGGCGTGGGCGGCGGCGCGACGACGGACCTGGCCGGTTTCGTCGCCGCCACCTGGCTGCGCGGGGTCCGCTGGATCGCCGTCCCCACCACCGTCCTGGCGATGGTGGACGCGGCCGTCGGCGGCAAGACGGGCATCAACACCGCCGAGGGCAAGAACCTCGTCGGCTCCTTCCACCCGCCCGCCGGTGTCCTGTGCGACCTGGCGGCGCTGGACTCGCTGCCGGTCAACGACTACGTGTCCGGTCTGGCCGAGATCATCAAGGCCGGTTTCATCGCCGACCCGAAGATCCTCGACCTGATCGAGGAGGACCCGCAGGCCGCCCGCACGCCGGCCGGCCCGCACACGGCCGAGCTGATCGTGCGCTCCATCGAGGTCAAGGCCGAGGTCGTCTCCGGCGACCTCAAGGAGTCCGGCCGGCGCGAGATCCTCAACTACGGCCACACGCTCGCGCACGCCATCGAGAAGAACGAGCGCTACAAGTGGCGCCACGGCGCCGCCGTGTCCGTGGGCATGCTCTTCGCCGCCGAGCTGGGGCGCCTCGCCGGCCGTCTCGACGACGCGACCGCCGACCGGCACCGCACGGTCCTCGAGTCCGTGGGCCTGCCCCTGAGCTACCGCTACGACCAGTGGCCCAAGCTCCTGGAGACGATGAAGGTCGACAAGAAGTCCCGCGGCGACCTGCTGCGCTTCATCGTCCTCGACGGCCTCGGCAAGCCCACCGTCCTGGAGGGCCCCGACCCGGCCGTCCTGCTCGCCGCGTACGGCGAAGTGGCCGAATAA
- a CDS encoding shikimate kinase: MGVGKSTVGAQLAERLGCAFRDTDEDIVAAQGRAIADIFVDEGEARFRALEKAAVAAALAEHDGVLSLGGGAILDADTRALLAGHAVVYLTMDVEEAVRRTGLNVARPLLAVNPRKQWRELMEARRHLYTEVARVVVATDGRTPDEVTEEVLDALELKQA, translated from the coding sequence ATGGGCGTCGGCAAGTCCACGGTGGGCGCGCAGCTCGCCGAGCGGCTCGGCTGCGCCTTCCGGGACACCGACGAGGACATCGTCGCCGCGCAGGGCCGGGCGATCGCCGACATCTTCGTCGACGAGGGCGAGGCCCGCTTCCGCGCCCTGGAGAAGGCCGCCGTCGCGGCGGCGCTCGCGGAGCACGACGGGGTCCTGTCGCTGGGCGGCGGCGCGATCCTGGACGCCGACACCCGCGCCCTCCTCGCCGGTCACGCCGTGGTCTACCTCACCATGGACGTGGAGGAGGCGGTCCGGCGCACCGGTCTGAACGTGGCCCGGCCGCTCCTCGCGGTCAACCCGCGCAAGCAGTGGCGGGAGTTGATGGAGGCGCGCCGGCACTTGTACACCGAGGTCGCCCGGGTGGTCGTGGCCACCGACGGCCGCACACCCGACGAGGTCACCGAAGAGGTCCTCGACGCACTGGAGTTGAAGCAGGCATGA